CGGGCGAGCGGGCCGACGGGGCGATATCGCTGCACCGAAGCGATCGCTCGCTCGCACCGGGCGAGCGGGCGACGATCGGGGTCCGGGTCGACGGGAACGTCTCCTCGGGCGTCTACGCCGGGGCGATCCGCTACGCCGTCGACGGCCAGCCCCGGTCGATCGCGGTCGGGTTCGTCCGCGGCGGCCGCGTCACCGTCGAGAAGCGGCCGCTGTCGGCCGGCGACCGCGTCGACGGCGACGAGTTGCTCGTCTTCACCGAGGAGGACACCCACAGCGAGGTGTTGGCCGTCGAGGACGGGACTGCGAGCTTCCTAGCCGGCGGCGGCACCTACGTCGTCTGGTCGGCGGGCGTCGACGACGCGAGCGGATCCGTGGTGTTTCTCTCCGAGCGCCTCCGGGTCGACGGCGACACCCGGGTCGTCCTCGACGAGGCCGAGACCGTCCGGGCGGGGGTCGACGCGACCGCACTCGAATCGAGATACGGCCCCCTCGAGAACCGCTCGATCGCGGCGTCGATGGTCACGGAGACGGCCGGTGGGACCGAGCGGCTCTCCCGGCGCGTCCTCGATGCCGACACCCGGACGGTCCGGGTCTCGCGGGATCGCGAGACCGCCTTCACCGCGAGGTACCTGCTCACGACCGAGACGGACGGGGCGGCGCTCGACGCCGCCGAGGTCTTCCATCTGAGCCACCACGTCCGCTGGACCAAGTGGGCGGCGCCCCGGACGGTCCGTCCCGACGACCTCGAGACGACCACCTACCGGATCGGGCGGACGACGCTCGATCGGACCCCCGAGGTCCAGGAGCGAACCTCGGTGCGGCGCACGGAGAGCGGCCGCGGGCTCTCGTGGTTCCCGCTCGGCGATCGCTCGCTCCAGCGCGTCCACCGCACCCCCGAGATCGACCACGACCGACACCTCAGACTCGAGGGGTGGCGAGCGGCGCTGTCGACGCCGAGCGAGCGGGAGGTCCCGGGGTGGCCGCCGAACGCCGCGCTGTCGCACCCCTTCGTCGCGACGGCGGACGTCGACATCGACGACGGGACCGCCTCGGTCGGGGCGCGGCCGCTCGACGACGGCGCGGGCACCCGGCTGTACGCGCGCGGCGAACACGCCGTCTCGGTCGCCGTCGACGGCGAGATCCGAGCCGAGCGCCGCAGCGACGATCCCACCATCGACGTCGGGGGCGTCCCGGTCGGCGACGCCGAGTCGGTGTCGGTGCGGATCGACGGCGAGAACCCCGAAGGCCGGCTCTCGACGCGGACGCGGACCGAGGTGACGCTGCGCGGCAACGACACCGCCGGCGCGTCGGTGCCGCTGCTCCGGGACGTCCGCCTCGAGGACGCCACGCCGACGAACGCCGCCGGGCCGGGGGCGGTGCCGATCCGCATCCGCACCGCGGCGCGGGAGGCGGTCGCGGACGCAACCGTCTGGCATACGACCGGGAGCGCCGAGACGCCGCCGTGGGTCGACGCCTCGGGCTGGGAGCGGACGCCCGCGGGGTTCGGCTACCGGGGGCTTCGCGCGACGGTCGAGGCCCCCGAGTCGGCCGAGACGGTGAGTCTCGCAGTCGAGGTCGACGCCGAGTCGGGGAGTACGGTCCGGACGATGACGGCCGACGCCTTCCACGTCGGGCGGGCGCCGAACACCTCGACGCGGTTCGTCGAGGGGCGGCTCCGGACGGCCGACGGCGGCGCCGCCGACAACGACACCGTGATCGCAGCGCCGGCCGAGGGCGACCCCGTCGTCGCGTCGACGGGATCGAACGGCCGGTTCAGCCTCGAAGTGCCGAAAGACGAGTCCTACGAACTGCAGTACCGCCGCGGGGACCTCTTCGACGGGGGGTCCGACGAGTCCAGCGCCCCGAAGCGCCCCGACTTCTACTCGCTCGGGCGGGTCGAGGCCACCGAGGACACCGAACTCAATCGGACGCTGCCGGCGCCGACGCGGTTCGACGTCCGCGTCCGCGACGAGCGCGGCGTGGCCGCCGAGAACGCCACCGTCCGGATCGCCCACCGGGCGGGCAACGCCACGAGCGTCGTCGAACTCACGACGGACAAAGACGGGACGGTCGCCCTCGGCGGGACGCCGGGCCTGCATCTGGCGGGGCCGGTCAACGTCACCGTCGAGGCGCCCGAGGAGTCGCCGTTCGTCGCG
The genomic region above belongs to Natronomonas moolapensis 8.8.11 and contains:
- a CDS encoding S8 family serine peptidase, with amino-acid sequence MKAGEYVHLGEFDSDGTLDPICEAGDTYTILYTDGNGHTLLVIRSRPGDCIRRRRPAAGNINPEPPKRRSMVSVPRAPSGRTRRLAVLAVLAVLWSLAVLAATSGALAVAEPTGGGQGVGADANADANANANANTNANAKATGEGVTVAVLDSGIDDGHPDLAGRVTERVDLTGAEPTHPENGTDESGHGTFVAGVLGGSGAASNGDHAGVAPGAALVDVRIMAEDGDADEATVAEGIEYAVSEADADIVLLSLQSVGSEPAVIEERVEWANDRGALVVASAGNRAGPRSVTTPGTARAALTVGAADGAGTVWERSAYGPTRAGAFKPELLAPGVGIVGPRAGYGEGGGESGDEHADPYARRTGTSIAAAKAAGVAALLAESDPDLGPAALERRLTGTARPVAGNENGTAAAGSGVVDADAALAPGVVADGVLDLGVVDDDEAVTRTVTVENRDDRRHDLTFEATLRNAETGERADGAISLHRSDRSLAPGERATIGVRVDGNVSSGVYAGAIRYAVDGQPRSIAVGFVRGGRVTVEKRPLSAGDRVDGDELLVFTEEDTHSEVLAVEDGTASFLAGGGTYVVWSAGVDDASGSVVFLSERLRVDGDTRVVLDEAETVRAGVDATALESRYGPLENRSIAASMVTETAGGTERLSRRVLDADTRTVRVSRDRETAFTARYLLTTETDGAALDAAEVFHLSHHVRWTKWAAPRTVRPDDLETTTYRIGRTTLDRTPEVQERTSVRRTESGRGLSWFPLGDRSLQRVHRTPEIDHDRHLRLEGWRAALSTPSEREVPGWPPNAALSHPFVATADVDIDDGTASVGARPLDDGAGTRLYARGEHAVSVAVDGEIRAERRSDDPTIDVGGVPVGDAESVSVRIDGENPEGRLSTRTRTEVTLRGNDTAGASVPLLRDVRLEDATPTNAAGPGAVPIRIRTAAREAVADATVWHTTGSAETPPWVDASGWERTPAGFGYRGLRATVEAPESAETVSLAVEVDAESGSTVRTMTADAFHVGRAPNTSTRFVEGRLRTADGGAADNDTVIAAPAEGDPVVASTGSNGRFSLEVPKDESYELQYRRGDLFDGGSDESSAPKRPDFYSLGRVEATEDTELNRTLPAPTRFDVRVRDERGVAAENATVRIAHRAGNATSVVELTTDKDGTVALGGTPGLHLAGPVNVTVEAPEESPFVASTLQRTVALDGTVERATERFVLETEPPTAALSTSRTWMLEGTPTTLDASASEVPAGPAEYRWDLDGDGSIDRVTDAPTTRYAPALGETDPSVTVVDAAGKRANATVGPIHVTEEV